In a genomic window of Leifsonia xyli subsp. cynodontis DSM 46306:
- the cydB gene encoding cytochrome d ubiquinol oxidase subunit II — translation MDLPVLWFLIVAFFFVGYFVLDGFDFGVGMALPFLGRDEVDRRVMINTIGPVWDLNETWLIVAGVALFAAFPEWYASLFSGFYLALLLILLALILRGVSFEYRHQRPGSRWKRWFDGMIVLGSAVPALLWGVAFANIVQGVALDAGHNYTGTLFDLLNLYALLGGLTTLLLFFTHGVVFLSLKTEGDIRERARRLAVTAGALTIVVAAAFLLWTAIAHFSAVFVIVAALAAVALIVSWLFTLRGAEGWSFTFMALTIALAVAALFTALFPNVLPSAPNPENSLTIANASSTDATLTVMTWVAAFSLPLVLLYQGWTYWIFRKRVSRAHIPEESPEPVAV, via the coding sequence ATGGATCTCCCCGTTCTCTGGTTCCTCATCGTCGCGTTCTTCTTCGTCGGCTACTTCGTGCTCGATGGCTTCGACTTCGGCGTCGGGATGGCGCTGCCCTTCCTCGGCCGCGACGAGGTGGACCGCCGCGTCATGATCAACACCATCGGCCCGGTCTGGGACCTGAACGAGACCTGGCTCATCGTCGCCGGCGTGGCTCTGTTCGCCGCTTTCCCCGAGTGGTACGCATCGCTGTTCAGCGGCTTCTACCTGGCGCTGCTGCTCATCCTGCTCGCGCTCATCCTGCGCGGTGTCTCCTTCGAGTACCGGCACCAGCGCCCCGGCAGCCGCTGGAAGAGATGGTTCGACGGGATGATCGTCCTCGGCTCGGCCGTCCCGGCCCTGCTCTGGGGCGTGGCCTTCGCGAACATCGTCCAGGGCGTCGCGCTGGACGCCGGCCACAACTACACGGGCACCCTGTTCGACCTCCTCAACCTCTACGCGCTGCTCGGCGGCCTGACCACCCTGCTGCTCTTCTTCACGCACGGTGTCGTCTTCCTCTCGCTGAAGACCGAGGGCGACATCCGAGAGCGGGCGCGCAGACTGGCCGTGACCGCCGGCGCCCTCACCATCGTGGTCGCGGCGGCCTTCCTGCTCTGGACAGCGATCGCCCACTTCTCGGCGGTGTTCGTGATCGTCGCCGCGCTCGCCGCCGTCGCCCTCATCGTCTCCTGGCTGTTCACGCTCCGCGGGGCCGAAGGCTGGTCATTCACCTTCATGGCGCTGACGATCGCGCTCGCCGTCGCTGCACTGTTCACCGCGCTGTTCCCGAACGTCCTGCCGTCGGCGCCGAACCCGGAGAACAGCCTCACGATCGCCAACGCCTCCAGCACCGACGCGACGCTCACCGTCATGACGTGGGTCGCTGCGTTCTCGCTGCCGCTCGTCCTGCTCTATCAGGGCTGGACCTACTGGATCTTCCGCAAGCGCGTCAGCCGGGCTCACATCCCGGAGGAGTCGCCGGAACCGGTGGCCGTGTAG
- a CDS encoding cytochrome ubiquinol oxidase subunit I, translating to MNEWLDPLLLSRWQFGLTTIYHFLFVPLTIGLVTVVAAFQTAWYRTGKVHYLQLTHFFGKLFLINFAMGVVTGIVQEFQFGMNWSDYSRFVGDIFGAPLALEGLLAFFLEATFIGLWIFGWDKLPRGLHLATVWVTAVGTILSAYFIIAANAFMQNPVGYHLNESRGRAELTDIGAVLTNKVALAAFPHTIFGAFMVSAGLIISVAAWHLSRNQYLESMRPALKAGLWLMVGAGIGTVISGDQLGLAMVQTQPMKMAAAEALYRTSTGADASFSIFTLGTPDGVHELFSIRVPYLLSFLSTHTLNGTVEGINDLQAQYAQLYGSGDYTPIIWITYWSFRWMIGLGMLHVLVAVAGLWLTRKGRKPQRMWQWKIAIWAMPLSLLAMVVGWVFTEMGRQPWIVFSLMKTADGVSPGMTGLEVLLSLLAFTAIYGVLAVVEFTLIKRAAQKGPAPAEDHLDDEGRHVPVATVY from the coding sequence TTGAACGAATGGCTCGACCCGCTCTTACTCTCGCGGTGGCAGTTCGGTCTCACCACCATCTACCATTTCCTGTTCGTGCCGCTCACCATCGGCCTCGTGACGGTCGTTGCCGCGTTCCAGACCGCCTGGTATCGCACGGGCAAAGTCCACTACCTGCAGCTGACACACTTCTTCGGGAAGCTCTTCCTCATCAACTTCGCGATGGGCGTGGTGACCGGCATCGTGCAGGAGTTCCAGTTCGGGATGAACTGGTCCGACTACTCGCGCTTCGTCGGCGATATCTTCGGCGCTCCGCTCGCCCTGGAAGGCCTGCTCGCCTTCTTCCTCGAAGCGACCTTCATCGGCCTCTGGATCTTCGGCTGGGACAAACTGCCCAGGGGCCTGCACCTCGCGACGGTCTGGGTGACCGCCGTCGGCACCATCCTCTCCGCCTATTTCATCATCGCGGCCAACGCCTTCATGCAGAATCCGGTCGGCTACCACCTCAACGAGTCCCGCGGCCGGGCGGAGCTGACGGACATCGGCGCGGTGCTGACCAACAAAGTCGCCCTCGCGGCTTTCCCGCACACCATCTTCGGCGCGTTCATGGTCTCGGCCGGTCTGATCATCTCGGTCGCCGCCTGGCACCTCTCCCGCAACCAGTATCTCGAGTCGATGCGGCCGGCGCTCAAAGCCGGTCTGTGGCTGATGGTCGGCGCGGGGATCGGCACCGTGATCTCCGGCGACCAGCTGGGTCTCGCGATGGTGCAGACGCAGCCCATGAAGATGGCGGCGGCGGAGGCGCTCTACAGGACTTCCACCGGAGCGGATGCCTCGTTCTCGATCTTCACGCTCGGGACACCGGACGGAGTGCATGAACTGTTCAGCATCCGCGTGCCGTACCTGCTGTCGTTCCTCTCCACGCACACACTGAACGGAACGGTCGAAGGTATCAACGATCTGCAGGCGCAGTACGCCCAGCTCTACGGATCGGGCGACTACACCCCGATCATCTGGATCACCTACTGGTCGTTCCGCTGGATGATCGGCCTCGGGATGCTGCATGTGCTGGTCGCGGTCGCCGGCCTGTGGCTGACCAGGAAGGGCCGGAAGCCGCAGCGCATGTGGCAGTGGAAGATCGCCATCTGGGCGATGCCGCTCTCCCTCCTGGCGATGGTCGTCGGCTGGGTCTTCACCGAGATGGGCCGGCAGCCGTGGATCGTCTTCAGCCTGATGAAGACGGCGGACGGGGTCTCACCCGGCATGACCGGCCTGGAAGTCCTCCTCTCGCTTCTGGCCTTCACCGCGATCTACGGCGTCCTCGCCGTGGTCGAGTTCACCCTCATCAAACGCGCGGCCCAGAAGGGACCCGCCCCCGCCGAGGACCATCTCGACGACGAGGGCCGGCACGTCCCGGTCGCGACGGTCTACTAG
- a CDS encoding BlaI/MecI/CopY family transcriptional regulator, with the protein MANLGELERAVMEALWSSGVPVTANELREKLAANRERGKTPALTTVLTVLSRLEQKGFVRRDRQARPHLYGACLSRANHVADLMHEVLESSSDRTEALAFFVGSVDESEAQVLRRLLAARG; encoded by the coding sequence GTGGCAAACCTCGGAGAACTGGAACGGGCCGTCATGGAGGCCCTGTGGAGCAGTGGCGTCCCGGTCACCGCCAACGAATTGCGCGAAAAGCTGGCGGCGAACCGGGAGCGGGGGAAGACCCCGGCGCTCACGACCGTGCTCACGGTCCTCTCGCGTCTGGAGCAGAAGGGCTTCGTGAGGCGGGACCGCCAGGCGCGCCCGCATCTCTACGGCGCGTGCCTGAGCCGGGCCAACCACGTCGCCGATCTGATGCACGAGGTGCTCGAATCCTCATCGGACCGCACCGAGGCGCTCGCCTTCTTCGTGGGATCGGTGGACGAGTCGGAAGCCCAGGTCCTCCGGCGTCTGCTGGCCGCGCGCGGCTGA
- a CDS encoding M56 family metallopeptidase, which translates to MSVDTPALVLGLLAVALAWPVPVLLSRATWPAAAPVLALALWQSIALAGGISMIGSLLVAGLEPFGDDLWSRIARAASCAFQGPLPARVSLAHAFALSAGLLITAHLLLSLALTAVRSRHQRHRHRELLSLLSSPLPDAPHTRIIDHPAPAAYCLPGAPSVTVLSEGMVALLSPEQLEAVIAHEEAHLRQKHYLLLDAFRSWKRALPWFPIATRAQDAVALLVEMLADDTARRHSSNEVVAGAIRIVDETGTAGTVLGAPKDPRTPEQRRSALAAREERLMSGRRTIGTGVRLLVVAATVLLVVVPPEIVLAS; encoded by the coding sequence GTGAGCGTCGACACCCCGGCTCTCGTCCTCGGCCTCCTCGCCGTGGCGCTCGCCTGGCCGGTGCCGGTCCTCCTGTCGCGAGCGACATGGCCGGCTGCGGCCCCCGTCCTGGCGCTCGCACTCTGGCAGTCGATCGCCCTGGCCGGCGGGATCTCCATGATCGGCTCCCTGCTGGTGGCGGGGCTCGAGCCGTTCGGCGACGACCTGTGGAGCAGGATCGCCCGGGCGGCATCCTGCGCCTTCCAGGGTCCGTTGCCCGCCCGGGTGAGCCTCGCGCACGCTTTCGCGCTGAGCGCGGGCCTGCTGATCACGGCGCACCTGCTGCTGAGCCTCGCCCTCACTGCCGTTCGCAGCCGCCATCAGCGGCACCGGCACCGAGAGCTCCTGAGCCTGCTGAGCTCCCCGCTGCCGGACGCGCCGCACACGCGCATCATCGACCACCCCGCGCCGGCGGCCTACTGCCTGCCCGGTGCGCCCAGCGTCACCGTGCTGTCGGAGGGCATGGTGGCGCTGCTCAGCCCGGAACAGCTCGAAGCGGTGATCGCCCACGAAGAGGCGCACCTGCGCCAGAAGCATTACCTCCTCCTCGACGCGTTCCGCTCCTGGAAGCGCGCCCTCCCCTGGTTCCCCATCGCGACCCGCGCCCAGGACGCGGTGGCCCTGCTGGTGGAGATGCTCGCCGACGACACCGCACGGCGCCACTCCAGCAACGAGGTTGTGGCCGGCGCGATCCGGATCGTCGACGAGACCGGAACCGCAGGGACCGTGCTTGGCGCCCCGAAAGACCCGCGCACGCCCGAACAGCGGCGTTCTGCTCTCGCCGCCCGGGAAGAGCGCCTGATGTCCGGCCGCCGGACGATCGGAACCGGTGTGCGCCTGCTTGTGGTCGCCGCCACTGTCTTGCTGGTCGTCGTGCCGCCGGAGATCGTCCTCGCCAGCTGA
- a CDS encoding glycine betaine ABC transporter substrate-binding protein, with product MAALKNGDVQLADIYTTTPAIKDNGFVTLKDPKSLIAAQNIVPLISTKKASATVKEVLNKVSAELTTDDLIAMNGENQGANKTQPRAVAKKWLSEHPIK from the coding sequence GTGGCGGCGCTGAAGAACGGCGATGTCCAGCTGGCCGATATCTACACGACCACCCCGGCCATCAAAGACAACGGCTTCGTCACCTTGAAGGACCCGAAGAGCCTGATCGCCGCGCAGAACATCGTGCCGCTGATCAGCACCAAGAAAGCCTCCGCCACGGTCAAGGAGGTGCTGAACAAGGTCTCGGCCGAACTCACCACCGACGACCTCATCGCGATGAACGGCGAGAACCAGGGCGCGAACAAGACGCAGCCCAGGGCTGTCGCCAAGAAGTGGCTGTCGGAGCACCCGATCAAGTAG
- a CDS encoding ABC transporter substrate-binding protein, translating into MFASKKARAAVGVLAAGALLALSACSSGRGGAFSSDSSSSGAVTIGSAAFGESEILMQIYGQALEANGVKVAYKPSIGQRDVYLKALQDGSIDLLPEYSGNLLQFYDKNSTATSSDDVYAALKDALSKGFEALDQAKAQDADSYNVTKEFSDKYGVISLDDLKKVTEPLAVGANPEFETRPYGIPGLKSVYGVAATLKRWFQ; encoded by the coding sequence ATGTTCGCATCCAAGAAAGCCCGCGCGGCGGTCGGTGTGCTCGCTGCCGGCGCGCTCCTCGCGCTCAGCGCCTGCTCCTCCGGGCGCGGCGGGGCGTTCAGCTCCGACTCCTCCTCCAGCGGCGCCGTCACCATCGGCTCGGCGGCATTCGGCGAGTCCGAGATCCTCATGCAGATCTACGGTCAGGCTCTCGAGGCCAATGGGGTGAAGGTCGCCTACAAGCCGAGCATCGGCCAGCGCGATGTCTATCTGAAGGCGCTCCAGGACGGGTCGATCGACCTTCTCCCGGAGTACAGCGGCAATCTGCTGCAGTTCTACGACAAGAACAGCACGGCGACCTCGAGCGACGATGTCTACGCTGCGCTGAAGGACGCTCTGTCGAAGGGCTTCGAGGCGCTCGATCAGGCGAAGGCGCAGGACGCCGACTCCTACAACGTCACCAAGGAGTTCTCGGACAAGTACGGTGTGATCAGTCTCGACGATCTGAAGAAGGTCACCGAGCCGCTCGCGGTCGGCGCCAACCCGGAGTTCGAGACGCGTCCCTACGGCATCCCGGGTCTCAAATCGGTCTACGGGGTCGCCGCGACCCTTAAGAGATGGTTTCAGTAG
- a CDS encoding ABC transporter permease — translation MSFLWPNLGQVWNLALSHVWLSAVPIAAGFLLSLPIGWVANRYRLSRPVLLTIGGLLYAIPSLPLFFAMPALIGTKILSPLNVVVALSVYAVALTVRTTADALASVSGDVVQSAMAVGFSAWRRFWSVELPLAGPVLLAGLRVVSVSTVSLVSVGALLGVPNLGQLFTDGLNRSYNDEVLVGIVAIMVVALVFDVVLVLLGRLLLPWSRFDRRSGRLGRSSAMKAVAGA, via the coding sequence GTGAGCTTCTTGTGGCCGAACCTCGGCCAGGTCTGGAACCTCGCGCTCTCCCACGTCTGGCTCAGCGCCGTTCCGATCGCGGCAGGCTTCCTCCTCTCGCTGCCGATCGGCTGGGTCGCGAACCGCTACCGGCTGAGCCGTCCCGTGCTGTTGACGATCGGCGGCCTTCTGTACGCCATCCCCTCACTGCCGCTCTTCTTCGCGATGCCGGCTCTGATCGGCACCAAGATCCTGTCCCCGCTGAACGTGGTGGTCGCGTTGAGCGTCTACGCCGTCGCGCTGACGGTGCGCACGACCGCCGACGCGCTCGCCTCCGTGTCCGGGGACGTCGTGCAGTCCGCGATGGCGGTCGGATTCTCCGCGTGGCGCCGGTTCTGGTCCGTGGAGCTCCCGCTCGCCGGACCGGTTCTCCTGGCGGGCTTGCGCGTCGTGTCGGTCTCCACGGTCAGCCTCGTCAGCGTCGGCGCGCTGCTCGGCGTCCCGAATCTCGGTCAGCTCTTCACCGACGGCCTCAACCGTTCGTACAACGACGAAGTGCTCGTCGGGATCGTCGCGATCATGGTCGTCGCGCTGGTGTTCGACGTCGTGCTGGTTCTGCTCGGCCGGCTGCTGCTGCCCTGGTCGCGGTTCGATCGGCGCAGCGGCCGTCTGGGCCGCTCGTCCGCGATGAAGGCGGTGGCCGGCGCATGA
- a CDS encoding TetR/AcrR family transcriptional regulator, with translation MPINDLVTGQNSVGAPLVRTEPIQERSAARVDALLDAAADVVDEIGFDRLTTAMVAKRAGASIGTVYRYFPDRIVLLQALRDRALLRYRHAVVKGIHIDGPKHWWDAVECAIDAFVGMFRSEPGFRIIRFTDAERAGAPGEEAAQEVSFAAQFAEILSDKYGLPAGDELKFRLEVVVETMDALVTRAFQDDLAGDERLIVEARTLAREYLERRYSTEG, from the coding sequence GTGCCCATCAACGACCTGGTCACCGGTCAGAACAGCGTCGGAGCCCCGCTGGTTCGCACAGAGCCGATTCAGGAGCGCAGCGCAGCGCGGGTGGACGCCCTTCTGGACGCCGCTGCCGATGTGGTGGATGAGATCGGCTTCGACCGGCTCACGACGGCGATGGTCGCCAAGCGCGCCGGCGCGTCGATCGGGACCGTCTATCGGTACTTCCCCGACCGCATCGTGCTCTTGCAGGCGCTGCGCGATCGTGCGCTCCTGCGCTACCGCCACGCGGTCGTGAAGGGCATTCACATCGATGGTCCGAAGCATTGGTGGGACGCGGTGGAGTGCGCGATCGACGCCTTCGTCGGAATGTTCCGTTCCGAGCCGGGCTTCCGCATCATCCGGTTCACCGACGCCGAGCGCGCGGGCGCGCCGGGCGAGGAAGCGGCCCAGGAGGTCTCGTTCGCCGCGCAATTCGCCGAGATCCTCTCGGACAAGTACGGGCTGCCCGCCGGCGACGAACTCAAATTCCGCCTGGAGGTCGTGGTGGAGACGATGGACGCGCTCGTCACGCGCGCCTTCCAGGACGATCTCGCCGGCGACGAGCGTCTCATCGTCGAGGCGCGGACGCTCGCCCGCGAGTACCTGGAGCGCCGCTACTCGACGGAGGGCTGA
- a CDS encoding App1 family protein: protein MSPTSSKRVGVEPIMHRAARIEDAFHEFRARRARRRGFLATVVPYTGYGSPAWVRILGRVVLAQEPRPGSQAERKHRKREESIRGWRSFVSVPIGDVPVTIEIEGGRHEVSPDRGGVIDTVLPVQLTPGWHTVRLSTPESGRVFEAPVYIVDPTATFGIISDVDDTVMVTALPRPLLAAWNTFVLDEHARVPTPGMSVLLERLAAAHPGAPVVYLSTGAWNVAPTLTRFLSRNLFPAGPLLLTDWGPTHDRWFRSGRDHKRTSLARLAEEFPGLKWLLVGDDGQHDEQLYGEFTSAHPDNVAAVAIRQLSTSEAVLAGGRSKAEKHSEFSGAPWVYAPDGAGLSDQLKELGLLP from the coding sequence ATGTCTCCCACCTCCAGCAAGCGCGTCGGCGTCGAGCCCATCATGCACCGCGCGGCCCGCATCGAGGATGCGTTCCACGAGTTCCGGGCCCGCCGGGCACGGAGGCGCGGCTTCCTCGCCACGGTCGTGCCGTACACGGGCTATGGCTCCCCGGCCTGGGTGCGCATCCTGGGCCGCGTCGTCCTCGCCCAGGAGCCGCGCCCGGGCAGCCAGGCCGAGCGCAAACACCGCAAGCGCGAAGAGTCCATCCGCGGCTGGCGCTCCTTCGTCAGTGTCCCGATCGGGGATGTCCCGGTCACGATCGAGATCGAAGGCGGTCGTCACGAGGTCTCCCCCGACCGCGGTGGCGTGATCGACACCGTCCTCCCGGTGCAGCTGACCCCGGGCTGGCACACCGTGCGGCTCTCCACGCCCGAATCGGGCCGCGTGTTCGAAGCGCCGGTGTACATCGTCGACCCGACGGCCACGTTCGGAATCATCTCCGATGTGGACGACACCGTCATGGTCACGGCGCTCCCCCGGCCGCTGCTGGCCGCCTGGAACACCTTCGTCCTCGACGAGCACGCCCGCGTTCCGACGCCCGGCATGTCGGTGCTGCTGGAACGTCTGGCGGCGGCGCATCCCGGAGCGCCCGTCGTGTACCTCTCGACCGGCGCCTGGAACGTCGCTCCGACGCTGACGCGCTTCCTCTCCCGGAACCTCTTCCCCGCCGGCCCGCTGCTCCTGACCGATTGGGGGCCGACGCACGATCGCTGGTTCCGCAGCGGACGGGACCACAAACGCACCAGCCTCGCCCGGCTCGCCGAGGAGTTCCCCGGGCTCAAGTGGCTTCTGGTCGGGGACGACGGGCAGCACGACGAACAGCTCTACGGTGAGTTCACCTCCGCGCATCCGGACAACGTGGCAGCGGTCGCCATCCGGCAGCTCTCCACGAGCGAAGCCGTGCTCGCCGGCGGACGCTCGAAGGCGGAGAAGCACAGCGAGTTCTCCGGCGCTCCCTGGGTCTACGCTCCCGACGGCGCCGGCCTGAGCGACCAGCTGAAGGAGCTAGGCCTCCTCCCCTAG
- a CDS encoding FUSC family protein: MAPKFPVKIALPANIRATTRIPLLQVVKTAAAMIVAWIIARLLLPGELPVFAMIAALLVVQPSVNQSLGRAIERSLGVIVGVMVAYLIGIAFGANSWIVLLAVIASLLLAWALKLTPGSANQVPISAMLVLSLGATNADYAWARIIETILGAAIGVIVNIAVVPPVQTGPARASVLGLGREIAATLDRLAIALTSRQTPGERNALLIEARLLRPLEKKAETALTTAGESLTLNPRQTKHRRVLAHDQALFERLKPLITRSLGMTRAFHDHYDDSLLEEPTMSAIAEELRRAAHDLRLLARGPDAPAEDPDGATTGVPVLTAPLVVRTPDPGHWVLLGSLMEDLRRIHAEITGDDS; encoded by the coding sequence GTGGCTCCCAAGTTCCCGGTCAAGATCGCGCTTCCGGCAAACATTCGGGCAACCACGAGAATCCCCCTCCTCCAGGTTGTCAAGACCGCCGCCGCGATGATCGTCGCCTGGATCATCGCCCGACTCCTGCTGCCCGGCGAGCTCCCGGTCTTCGCGATGATCGCCGCGCTTCTGGTCGTGCAGCCGAGCGTCAACCAGTCGCTCGGGCGGGCGATCGAACGCTCCCTCGGCGTCATCGTCGGTGTGATGGTCGCTTATCTGATCGGGATCGCCTTCGGCGCCAACAGCTGGATCGTCTTGCTGGCCGTGATCGCCTCCCTCCTGCTGGCGTGGGCGCTGAAGCTGACGCCGGGCAGCGCGAACCAGGTGCCGATCAGCGCGATGCTCGTGCTCTCCCTGGGAGCGACGAATGCCGACTACGCCTGGGCGCGCATCATCGAGACGATCCTCGGTGCGGCGATCGGTGTCATCGTCAACATCGCGGTCGTGCCGCCGGTGCAGACCGGTCCGGCCCGTGCCTCCGTGCTCGGGCTGGGGCGCGAGATCGCGGCCACCCTCGACCGGCTGGCGATCGCGCTCACCTCGCGGCAGACGCCGGGAGAGCGCAACGCCCTCCTCATCGAGGCGCGCCTGCTCCGGCCATTGGAGAAGAAGGCAGAGACGGCTCTGACCACCGCCGGGGAGAGCCTGACGCTGAATCCGCGTCAGACGAAGCACCGTCGGGTGCTCGCGCACGACCAGGCGCTCTTCGAGCGTCTGAAACCGCTCATCACCCGATCGCTCGGGATGACGCGCGCCTTCCACGACCACTACGACGACAGCCTCCTGGAAGAGCCCACCATGTCCGCCATCGCCGAAGAGCTCCGCCGGGCGGCGCACGATCTGAGGCTGCTCGCCCGCGGCCCGGACGCTCCGGCCGAAGACCCGGACGGAGCCACCACGGGCGTCCCCGTGCTGACCGCGCCGCTCGTCGTCAGAACGCCGGACCCGGGGCACTGGGTGCTGCTCGGCTCGCTCATGGAAGACCTGCGCCGCATCCACGCTGAGATCACCGGCGACGACTCCTGA
- a CDS encoding proline--tRNA ligase, with protein sequence MPTRLTNYFLRTLREDPADAEVTSHRLLVRAGYIRRQAPGVFAWLPLGLRVKAKIEQIIREEMAAAGAHEVHFPALLPREPYEITGRWEEYGDALFRLKDRKDADYLLAPTHEEAFTLLVKDLYSSYKDLPLTIFQIQDKYRDEARPRAGLLRGREFTMKDAYSFDATDAGLDVSYQAQRDAYERIFARLGLDFVIVQADAGAMGGSRSEEFLHPTPVGEDTFVRSAGGYAANVEAFTTVAPPARTHEGLAAQEVLDTPDTPTIQTLVAVANEKSPRPDGRVWTAADTLKNVVLALTHLDGTRELVVVGLPGDREVDLKRAEVAFAPAAVEAATEDDFAAHPGLVKGYIGPWSHGGPVLGEEAATGLRFLVDPRVVDGSGWITGANLHGKHVFGLVAGRDFGWDGTVEVAEVKAGDPAPDGSGPVELVRGMEIGHVFQLGRKYADALGLAVLDENGKLVTVTMGSYGIGVTRILAIIAEENNDYKGLVWPEAIAPFDVHIVAAGREQLVFDVAEDAVAQVEAAGLDVLYDDRPKVSPGVKFGDAELIGVPRVLVVGRGAAQGEVELWDRRGGERKTLSLSEAVAALTTSSQSRDTRRRLRSRRR encoded by the coding sequence GTGCCTACTCGCCTGACGAACTACTTCCTCCGCACCCTCCGCGAAGACCCGGCCGACGCGGAAGTCACCAGCCACAGGCTGCTGGTCCGCGCCGGCTACATCCGGCGCCAGGCTCCGGGCGTCTTCGCCTGGCTGCCACTGGGGCTTCGGGTGAAGGCGAAGATCGAGCAGATCATCCGCGAGGAGATGGCCGCCGCCGGCGCGCACGAGGTCCACTTCCCGGCGCTGCTGCCGCGCGAGCCGTACGAGATCACCGGCCGCTGGGAGGAGTACGGCGATGCGCTGTTCCGTCTGAAGGACCGCAAGGACGCCGATTACCTCCTGGCGCCGACGCACGAGGAGGCCTTCACACTGCTGGTGAAGGATCTGTACTCCTCGTACAAGGACTTGCCGCTGACCATCTTCCAGATCCAGGACAAGTACCGAGACGAGGCCCGTCCGCGCGCCGGTCTCCTGCGCGGCCGCGAGTTCACCATGAAGGATGCGTATTCGTTCGACGCGACGGATGCCGGGCTCGACGTCAGCTACCAGGCCCAGCGCGACGCCTACGAGCGCATCTTCGCGCGGCTCGGGCTCGATTTCGTGATCGTGCAGGCGGACGCGGGCGCAATGGGCGGCTCGCGCAGCGAGGAGTTCCTGCACCCGACTCCCGTCGGCGAGGACACCTTCGTTCGCTCGGCCGGCGGATACGCGGCGAACGTCGAGGCATTCACCACCGTCGCGCCGCCCGCCCGCACGCACGAGGGCCTGGCGGCGCAGGAGGTTCTCGACACCCCAGACACCCCCACCATCCAGACACTCGTGGCTGTCGCGAACGAGAAGAGCCCCCGCCCGGACGGCCGTGTCTGGACAGCCGCCGACACGCTCAAGAATGTCGTGCTGGCGCTCACACACCTCGACGGCACGCGCGAGCTGGTCGTCGTCGGTCTTCCCGGCGATCGCGAGGTGGATCTCAAACGCGCCGAAGTGGCGTTCGCTCCGGCCGCGGTGGAGGCCGCCACCGAGGACGACTTCGCGGCGCACCCCGGCCTCGTCAAGGGCTACATCGGTCCCTGGTCCCACGGGGGCCCTGTCCTGGGCGAGGAGGCCGCAACCGGCCTCCGGTTCCTCGTCGACCCGCGGGTGGTGGACGGTTCCGGATGGATCACCGGGGCGAACCTCCACGGCAAGCATGTCTTCGGACTGGTCGCCGGTCGCGACTTCGGCTGGGACGGCACGGTGGAGGTCGCCGAGGTCAAGGCGGGAGACCCGGCCCCGGACGGCTCCGGCCCTGTCGAGCTCGTGCGTGGCATGGAGATCGGCCATGTGTTCCAGCTCGGCCGCAAGTACGCGGACGCTCTCGGCCTGGCGGTTCTGGACGAGAACGGCAAACTGGTCACCGTGACGATGGGGTCATACGGCATCGGCGTCACCCGCATCCTGGCGATCATCGCTGAGGAGAACAACGACTATAAGGGTCTGGTCTGGCCCGAGGCGATCGCGCCCTTCGACGTCCACATCGTCGCCGCGGGCCGCGAGCAGCTCGTTTTCGACGTCGCGGAAGACGCGGTCGCCCAGGTGGAGGCCGCGGGGCTGGACGTGCTGTATGACGACCGCCCCAAGGTCTCGCCCGGCGTGAAGTTCGGCGACGCCGAGCTGATCGGCGTCCCGCGTGTTCTCGTCGTCGGCCGCGGTGCGGCTCAGGGCGAGGTCGAACTGTGGGACCGTCGCGGGGGCGAGCGCAAGACACTCTCTCTGAGCGAGGCCGTCGCGGCTCTCACCACGTCGTCGCAGAGCCGTGACACCCGGCGGCGGCTCAGGAGTCGTCGCCGGTGA